The Bosea sp. 685 DNA window CGCCGATCCCGCTCGAAGGCGATGTCGATCTTTCCACTGAGGGCCTCTCCGCAATGGTGGCCGGGCGCACCGGCCGCGACGATATTCGTATCCAATCCGTGTCCTGGGCATCGGCCTTCACGATGAATGCGCGGCTGGCCGATCGCTACCGTGTCGGTCGCGTGTTCCTGGTCGGCGACGCCGCGCATATTCATCCGCCGACGGGCGGCCAGGGGCTCAATACGAGCGTCCAGGACGCCTATAATCTCGGCTGGAAACTGGCGGCGGTCGCCGCCGGCGCTCCCGACGCATTGCTCGACAGCTACGAGGAAGAACGCCGACCGATCGCAGCGGGCATGCTGGGATTGGCCACCAGATTGCTTGATGCGGCCAAGCGCGGCGAGATGCGGCGCGGCCGCGAAGTCCACCAGCTCGACCTTGGTTATGCGGGGGCGTCGCTTGCGCTGGAAAAGCCGGAACGCGGCGGCGGCCTGCTCGCGGGAGACCGCGCGCCCGATGCGCCGATCCGCGGCGCTGCCGGACAAGCGACGCGTCTGTTCGAACTGTTCAAGGGCGCGGACTGGACGCTGTTGGGCTATGAGGTCGAGCGCGATGCCGTGCCGTCGCGTCCCGGGCTCAGCATCCATATGCTGGGTCCGCGCGGCGATATCCTCGATGAGGGCGGCCATCTGCGCGACGCCTATGCTTTGACACCAGGCGACTGGGTGCTCGTGCGTCCCGACGGCTATGTCGGGGCGATCGTCTCGTCCAGCGAGGTCGGCGGGCTGGAGACCTATCTTCGGAATGTGGGTCTCGAGCGCGGCCGGTTCTAAAGCGTTTTCGAACGAAGTGGACACCGGTTCGCGTGAAGAAAACGCATTAAAACAAAGAGCTAACGCAGCCTGGCGGGTGGCGCGCCGGTCGTGTCCCTGATGACCAGTTTGGTTGGCAGCAGGACGGTCTCGACGGGCGCATCAAAAGCCTCGATCCGGCGCAGCAGCAACTGGGCGGCGGTCCGGCCCACGGTCTGCCGCGCCACGGCGACGGTGGTGAGTGCCGGACGCCACAGGGTCGCCTCGGCGATGTCGTCGAAGCCGATGACGGAGAAATCCCGCCCCGGCGTCAATTCGCGCGAGCGCAGGCCGAGCATGGCGCCAAAGGCGACGACATCGTTGAAGCAGGCGACCGCCGTGGGCGGTTCGGGC harbors:
- a CDS encoding FAD-dependent oxidoreductase, coding for MTEDFTAEVLICGAGTAGLTLAIELARRGLSFRLIEKMDGPFRGSRGKGIQPRTQEVFEDLGILDRVVAAGGLYPRQREYRDDGSYAESYVTAHEDPTPAEPYRLPLMVPQFLTEGVMRERLVELGHRPEFGCELVGLEQDEDGVTARLVSGAGEEVMRVRYLIGADGGRSFVRHALDIGFPGKTLGVRAVVADVVLTGLGRDAWHRFSEGSMERQVSLCPLAGTELFQLQAPIPLEGDVDLSTEGLSAMVAGRTGRDDIRIQSVSWASAFTMNARLADRYRVGRVFLVGDAAHIHPPTGGQGLNTSVQDAYNLGWKLAAVAAGAPDALLDSYEEERRPIAAGMLGLATRLLDAAKRGEMRRGREVHQLDLGYAGASLALEKPERGGGLLAGDRAPDAPIRGAAGQATRLFELFKGADWTLLGYEVERDAVPSRPGLSIHMLGPRGDILDEGGHLRDAYALTPGDWVLVRPDGYVGAIVSSSEVGGLETYLRNVGLERGRF